ATGaattttggaagaagaaaatatcacatcattttgattattttgattaaaaagagctatcaatttatttacttGGCGGAAGTCGATGTCCAAGTCGATCTccaattctatatttcccAGTCCTCGTCATAAATTCGTCTATTAACCCCATATGAATTCCCTTTCGTAAGTAAAGTACTCCCCTGCCAGCAATCTACTCGCAAACTCCCAAACTAGGCAGCACCACCCATCGATGCTTTtcctttcaaattcttccacGGCCAGTGACTTCCCAAAGCCACAAACATTGCGATTCCGCAACAGGTAATCGCTAGCGCATATGTAACTTTTAGTCCCTGTAAATAACTCTCTATGATGCCCTCGATCAACTCTCCCTCTTTTCCAAACACATTTCTCAATTCGCTAACCCCTACCGATAAGACTCGGGCTGGAGATACCGAAGGTGCGTAGTGCGGAAGAACGTGCAAGATACGGTTTGCGAATGCGGCTTCggcgatggagatgaagaatgCACCACCGATGGTTTGGAGGAACAACACCATGGCTGTCGCGGAAGAGAGATCGGCTTGGGACACGGTGGCTTGGGCCGAGATGACGGGGATTTGGAAAACGAATCCGGTGGAGAGACCCGCGAGAGCTTGGTAGCCTATCCATTGTGCGGAGCTGGAATCGATGCCGAGTGTGTAGAGGAGCCCGCAACCTATTGTTGCGCCGGCTGCGCCGATAATCATGAATGGAACGCTGGGAGAGTGTGTTAGTATGGTTACGACTTTAATAAGTTAGTGTGCTGAAGGGAAACTTACAAATAGCCAAATGCAGATATCAATCCTCCAGAAACAATGGTTGCGATAGTAGTACCGATAATCATAGGCAGATTTCGCACACCAGATTGAGAAGCCGAAACTCCAGAGACGACTTGGAAGTAATAGGGTAGATAGTACAGTAAAAGGAACCATCCACCGCAGAGAAAGAATACATATACCATTCCTATAGAGACTGTACGCTCTTTCAACAAACGACCGACAATGATTCCACGCTCGCCTTGGAAATATTGGATTACAATAAAGAGGGTGAGGAGAAGAACGAAACCGACGAGAGTACCGATGACATCGGCAGATTTCCAGGCTTTCGTCTGGCCACCCCATTGAAGAGCCAGGAAGAAACAGACGAGACTGGCCATGATTGTAAATGTTCCAGGGAAATCCATTTGTAGGATTTTCTCCTTAAGGGTGGCAGGAGTTGGTACTGCATTTTTAGGTGTAGTAAACACTAGAAATTCGATGTATTAGTACATGGATTGTTCGTAACATAAAGTATGGAGAACTAATCAAATACTCACAAAATAAGATGATAGCCCCTGCGAGTCCACCAATTGGCAAATTAATGTAGAAACACCAACGCCATGTCAACTTATCTGCAAAGACACCTCCAAGAAGTGGCCCTACTACAGATGCCACTCCATAAGATGCACCTAAAATACCTGTATAAGCTGCGCGCTGGGATGGAGGTGCTGCGAATGCTATGATTGTATATGCTCCCGAGGCAATTCCAGCGCCACCAAGTCCAGCAATGGCTCGGCCTACTATCAACGCGGTACTATTTGGAGCGACACCTGTGAGTTTTCAAAATTAGTGTTTGTGTTATACTTCGGAATTTGAGACAACGTACCGCAAATCAAACTCCCGAGTTCGAAGATGAATATGGCAGTGAGGAAGGTTATCTTTAGTGGAAAATATTTGTAGGCCTTTCCCCATGTTGATTGAAAGGAACCGACTGTGAGAAAAAATGCAGAACCATACCAGCCGACAAGGTCTAAGCCGTGGAACTGGTCGGTGATTTTTGGAATTGCTGTAGCCTGGAATTGTGTTAGCTATAAACCCGACTGTATGGTGATGTATTGTGAACTCTGGTCGCAAAGCAAAAGGGGGAGAAGATATGCATACCACAATCGTCATGTCCAGAGAGACAAGAAAGATACTGAGTGATAAAGCAATCACTATCATCACCATTGCGAGAGCATTTGGATACTCCACACCATCTTCCCCCTGGCCATTGTTCTTTACCTCTCCACT
The nucleotide sequence above comes from Botrytis cinerea B05.10 chromosome 14, complete sequence. Encoded proteins:
- the Bcmfs1 gene encoding Bcmfs1, whose product is MSQDGQTKMGTSRPTTLVSDTEFEKSTAPSISNSISRDKKNSTDGADLESGEVKNNGQGEDGVEYPNALAMVMIVIALSLSIFLVSLDMTIVATAIPKITDQFHGLDLVGWYGSAFFLTVGSFQSTWGKAYKYFPLKITFLTAIFIFELGSLICGVAPNSTALIVGRAIAGLGGAGIASGAYTIIAFAAPPSQRAAYTGILGASYGVASVVGPLLGGVFADKLTWRWCFYINLPIGGLAGAIILFLFTTPKNAVPTPATLKEKILQMDFPGTFTIMASLVCFFLALQWGGQTKAWKSADVIGTLVGFVLLLTLFIVIQYFQGERGIIVGRLLKERTVSIGMVYVFFLCGGWFLLLYYLPYYFQVVSGVSASQSGVRNLPMIIGTTIATIVSGGLISAFGYFVPFMIIGAAGATIGCGLLYTLGIDSSSAQWIGYQALAGLSTGFVFQIPVISAQATVSQADLSSATAMVLFLQTIGGAFFISIAEAAFANRILHVLPHYAPSVSPARVLSVGVSELRNVFGKEGELIEGIIESYLQGLKVTYALAITCCGIAMFVALGSHWPWKNLKGKASMGGAA